One window of Lemur catta isolate mLemCat1 chromosome 3, mLemCat1.pri, whole genome shotgun sequence genomic DNA carries:
- the TMEM51 gene encoding transmembrane protein 51 yields the protein MMAQSKANGSHYALTAIGLGMLVLGVIMAMWNLVPGFSAAEKPTAQGNNKTEVGSGILKSKTFSVAYVLVGAGVMLLLLSICLSIRDKRKQRRGEDMAHGQQPTTGAGPHTQEEDSQEEEEEAASRYYVPSYEEVMNTNYPEARVVDQNPRLSISLPSYESLTGLDEMAPTRADLETSPGNPPDRQNSKLAKRLKPLKVRRIKSEKLHLKDFRINLPDKNIPPPSIEPLTPPPQYDDVQKAPDTRPPD from the exons ATGATGGCCCAGTCGAAGGCCAACGGCTCGCACTACGCGCTGACCGCCATCGGCCTGGGGATGCTGGTCCTGGGCGTCATCATGGCCATGTGGAACCTGGTACCCGGGTTCAGCGCCGCGGAAAAGCCGACGGCTCAGGGCAACAACAAGACCGAGGTCGGCAGCGGCATTCTGAAGAGCAAGACCTTCTCGGTGGCCTACGTGCTGGTGGGCGCCGgagtgatgctgctgctgctgtccatCTGCCTGAGCATCAGGGACAAGAGGAAGCAGCGGCGAGGCGAGGACATGGCGCACGGCCAGCAGCCGACCACAGGGGCCGGGCCGCACACCCAGGAGGAGGACAG ccaggaggaggaggaggaggccgccTCAAGGTACTATGTCCCCAGCTACGAGGAAGTGATGAACACAAACTACCCAGAAGCAAGGGTGGTGGACCAGAACCCGAGGTTGAGCATCTCTCTCCCCTCCTACGAGTCACTGACGGGCCTGGACGAGATGGCCCCCACCAGGGCTGACCTGGAGACCAGCCCGGGGAATCCACCCGACAGGCAGAACTCTAAGTTGGCCAAACGCCTGAAACCGCTGAAAGTTCGAAGGATTAAATCTGAAAAGCTTCACCTCAAAGACTTTAGGATCAACCTCCCAGACAAAAACATCCCCCCTCCTTCCATTGAGCCTTTGACACCTCCGCCACAGTACGATGACGTCCAGAAGGCCCCTGACACCCGGCCACCTGACTGA